Part of the Ictalurus furcatus strain D&B chromosome 19, Billie_1.0, whole genome shotgun sequence genome, CAAGCAGTTAGCTTACCTATTAACATAAaacatctttatatatatatatatatatatatatatatatatatatatatatatatatatatataatttagtaAACTTGTGCATTCAACTTTGTATTAAACCCACATTCAAGAACAACAACGTAAAATTACATGAAGTTCTAAAACTGTCAGAGTCTGCAAAGCTTTTTAATCTgcattacttttacattttgacATCATGCAACAATTTGCACTGTTATAtcaaagaaaaatgtgaaaacgtCTGTATTTCTGGCAGTGGCTTAATAATAAGTCACATAATTAATAACacttagataaataaataacaagaaagttagattttttttttttaaatacaatctTTAATTAAGATgattaaatgtactgtatgtttgtctTTGAGCTTTTTGTATgtgttaatgaataaatgaggtAACAAGTCCTAAGttccatatgtgtgtgtgtgtgtgtgtgtgtgtgatccccTGGCACCTTCTGCCTGTCCTGAAAAGCAAAGCCCCCTTGTGGAGCCTCTGCTCTCATTTTCCACAGAGAtatacagaatgtgtgtgtgtgtgtgtgtgtgtgttgaaaaaaaaaaagagcaattaaggatatacacacagagatttgtgtgcatgctgtgtgtttgtgcaccgTGCATGCATGTACGTCCCTTCATTTCTGCACCTTACCAAACAATGTTAAAAAAGAACCAGAAATCTCAGAGTTTACagcatgagtgtgtatgtacatgcaaatgtgcgtgcgtgcgtgcgtgggtgtgtgtgtttgtgtgtgtgtgtgtgttcaaactaGGGAGTGCGTGAACCTTGAGGTCCGTCTGGCTCCCATGGTCCTGtctcttgtgtgtatgtgtgcgtatgcgtgtgtgtaaaagtgtgtgtatgcgtgtgtgtaaaagtgtgtgtgtgtttgacttgCTCTCCTCTTCCCTGCCTCAGGCGCCACCTCACTGCTGCTCCTGGAACAGCAACACCTCGTGCACTTTTTGGCTAAaatttcctgcaaaaaaaaagaagaaaaaaaaaaagaaagaaacctttTAAACTGTAAAGTTTGAAGTCGTTTTCTGCTTTGTGAGCCGAATATTATATGTaaggtacatttttaaaaaaacgcgCACTAAAAAGAAGTAGACACAATACGGATGAAGTGCACTGAAGGAAAACTTCACAAAACAGCAAGATTAGTCGTTTTactgaaggaagaaagaaagaaaagaaatctttTTCTCAGGCTTAAAATTCATCCTTCGTTTCTGTGTTCTGTTCCAGGGTGTGGTTTCATTTCCTGcccctcttttctttttttcttttttcttttcttccaatTTTCCCCTTAGACATTCTTTAACTATGACAAGCCATTATGTGAGCTGGGACGGCTGGTCCACGTGGTCTGAATTCAATAAAAGAACACACCCGGCCAAACCACCATGGGACGGAACGGTTCACGGGATCGAAACCAGGACGAGAGCACGGCCAGAAGAGTGATGCTCGGACTCTTAGGAGTATCTATTGACCcgaattcatttttttattctgactAATCTCTAACACTCAACTGGGGTTGGGTGTCTGTACAGCAGCTTCTCCTCCAGGTCTTGGTTTTCATCCCTAATAATCCTTTTTCAACACATGTCCAAGCATGCCATGAATTGAGTGACGGAAATAattagagagagcgagagagagagaaagagagagaaagagagagcagtgGTCAGGGTCCTGCTGGATTAGAGGGAAGCCCTGGAGCAGCTCTTCACCTTCAacccaaatctctctctctctctcctgtctcctcCTTTCCCCTTCTGCCATTCTTTTGCTCCCTCCTCCGTCTTTACAGCTGTCTCACATTGCCACGTAGCTTCGCATCACTATTAGACACATGGAATTCACCAGACTCACAaactgttgctctctctctctctctctctctctccttctctttatctatctatcttagcATTGCAATCAAGCTCTCTCAACACTTTCTTGTGGTTTGTGAAAgtttattaacacacacacacacacacacacacacacacacacacacacacacacacctgaaaagCAGTCCAGAATAGAAGGTGTGTGTGCTCACACTGCATGCACTGAAACAGAACACTGAAACCCTGAAAAGACTTTTTCTCAAAACAACTGAAAACATCCAGTAATATAATATTGATTGCTATTTTCTATGAAAGTGTTTACTAATACTGTACACTAATACTGAATATGACCatggaaagaaataataaataagaaagaaagaaagaaagaaagaaagaaaaagccatGCTCTCCTGCCATCTAGTGCTGGATTTGTGTAATCGCTCTATTCAATACAGTAAAGCAGCTCATTCTGTCCGTTTAGTTTCTTACTCATTTTATAATCCGTTTTAAAATCATTTCCTAAGTCAAGCGgggttattatttttaattattagacATTTGAACTCAAATCCACAGTAACACCAGACGGGCTCTAGCTAATGAGAAGGCAAATGGACAAAAAGCAAAGATTtgggttattattttattgaattttattttatatttataaaggaCAATAAGGTGTATAaagtcccaccgtggccctgtgtgtgtgtgtgtggagtttgcatgttctccccgtgctgcgggggtttcctccgggtactccggtttcctcccccagtccaaagacatgcatggtagtttgattggcatgtccaaagtgtccgtagtgtatgaatgggtgtgtgagtgtgtatgtgagtgtgccctgtgatggattggcaccctgtccagggtgtaccccgccttgtgccccatgctccctgggataggctccaggttccccgtgaccctgaaaaggagtaagcggtagaagatggatggatggatgaataaggtgtataagtaaaaaaaaaaaaaaaaaaaaaaaaaaaaaaacctcacacaaAATTTCTTTGCAGTATCACTTTTTAAACAAGCCACCCCACATTAGCTCTATGGACCACCTTGGCCACCCCAATCGAAATGTTCTGGATCTGCTTTTGTGCGACTACTAATAACTTGACGGTACTGTGAGGTGTTTATTTACCTGCTTAAACACAGTTCTAGTCTTCACGTTTTTATCCCGTGTAATTATAcaattgtgaaataaatgagtaTTTTGTCGTTTTCTTCTTAATACTGCGCTTAAAATCTGTCACTGAAAGCTGATTTTACCCAAAAATAATTTTACCCAGTAAGGCTGGCTGATATCacaatataatatcgatatcatgataaatgatgtgaaaatacaatatacatttctgagatattgtgatatcttggaaaaaaatttttaataacaAGCAGCTGATTTTATAAAGTTTACTACTATTTACAGTAgatgtccttatccagagcaggttacatttatctcattcatccttctgagcaattgagggttaagggccttgctcaagggcccaacaatggtagcttggcagtgctggggtttgaactcatgaccttctgagcagtagccCAACACCTTCACCACTCAGCTACCCTTGCCTTTATTTCAATCTTTTCAATCTTAATTGTTAATGCATGATGATTTTAACTTGGAAGTTGAACCCAGGCTTCATCATAGTGTCCAgatttatctttatctttttctATTCTGGCACATAAAAACAACACTTATAACACTCACATTCTCTTCCAGACCCTCAACCGTGCgcttttccccccccccactttgATACCCTGCACTGATGATTGCTGTAATGCCAAGCATGTTTTCcatccaggaaaaaaaaaaagaaagcaaattgATCAGATATTTCCAGTACTGATCATGAGAAACAGATTTGCTGTATTTGATCATTTCTGAACACTGGATCGTTCATAGAAGGACAGAATGAGAAAGCCAGGTCAGAATGAGAAAGCCATACTGAAGCCAGGTCGACAAAAGTATGTTAATAACAGAATTGAAACAAAGAATTTGTCTCCTTGCTGCAACTTTTTGTGTCATCGTTAGGGGGTACCCAAGGAATACTGTCACCTGTACTTCTGAATCCATTTGGTTAAGACCGAATCAGTATTGAAAGAAGCAAATTGGTACATTTACGGTATTTTAGCAGCCTTTCCTACTTGAACCTTTGAGTTCAAGCTGCCTATGTTAGTTTTTTGCTTTATATCAGTTTGTACCTTTGTTTCTATGGAGTGCAGCTTCAGGAAAAGTGCACCACCTGATAGCCTCTTAGGCAGCTGAAAGTCATGCTGTCCAGGCTGCCCAAGTCTACCAAGTTGTGCTCCAGCTGCACCTTAACCAGACGACTTCTGGCTGCTTCTGAGTTTTTGAATGAACAGAATGCATCACGTGGAATCATCTGAATCTTGTTATGGTTGAGCGCAATATAAACGAGCCAAGCCGGGAGCTGACGTGGGACCTGCTGAAGCACGTTGTGGCTAAGATCCAGCTGGTGCAACAAAGGAAGCATCCGAAATGCTCCAGGCACCACCTTGGAGATCTTGTTGCGAGCCAGGCCAAGGTGCTCCAGGTGTGGAAGTGAGAGAAACGTGGCCTTGCTGATGCTCGAGATGGAGTTCCCCTCTAAGTTAAGGGTCTTTAGGGAGTGTGGAAGGTGACGAGGGACTTGGTTCAAGAAGTTCCCTTCTAGGTTGAGACTTTCCAAGTGGGTGACATTGATGAGTGCATCCTTGCCCAAACCCTTGTTGGTCAGCCTGTTGGCGCTGAGGTCCAGCACTTGAAGCTGTACTTTGCCCTGAAAAATTCCTGGCTGGAAACGTTGGATGAGGTTACCACGGAGGTAAAGCTCTTGAAGGGTAAGTGGGAGCTGCAAGGGGACAGAGGTAAGACGGTTGTGGGAGAGGCTGAGAGTGCGAAGGCTGCTTAGTGGAGACAAAACTCCATCAGGGAACGACGATGAGATACGTTCTAAACTGTTGTTGCTCAAGCTGAGAATGAGCAGGCCAGGGCAGCGAAACCAGACCACCTCGGACATCACTTTCAATTTGTTCCCATCCAGACGGAGCTCCTCCAGCGAGGCTGGAAGGTCAGTAGGGACACTCTGGAGTAGGTTCCGGTCCAAATACAGCCTCTTTAGTGCCTGGATGCCTTCGAAGGCACCTTCGATGGAACGGTCTACCAGACGGTTGTTGCTCAGTACCAAGAACTCCATAGAAAGATACTCTGAAAGCAGGTTCAACGGAATGCTCTCGATGCGGTTGTTCATAAGAAGGATGTAGCGGGAATTGTATGGAATACCATAGGGAACCTTTTCGAATCCTTTGTCTGAACATTGCACCAACCTGTAGGAACAAGACAACACACATAACTTTAAAAATCACTGGACATTACAGAAGTTAAACTAAGCGTATGTAAAGCTGTATTTGAGACACACCTCCCGTAACAAGCACAGTCTGGTGGGCAGTAGTGATCTTCAAAATATGGAAAGTGTGGGGCAGTTGTCAGCTGATCTTTCTcctgttttaattttttcacCTGCTTTGCATTTATCAGAGGTTTGGTGCTCTTCTCCTTCACCTTTTTCTCCTTAGTTTGAagcttgtttttctttgtttgcaaTATCTGTTTGTCTTTGATTTTTGGAAGTTTAGTCTTTGGTTTGGGCTTGAAGGTGCTGGGTAAGCTCATGGCAGTAGGGCCAGCCCTGGCCGCCACTGCCGTGGGAGCAGCATCCACATTCTCTTCGGAACTCTCAATCTGAGCCAATGAAGAATTCTCATGTGTGCTATTTT contains:
- the LOC128623148 gene encoding podocan-like protein 1 gives rise to the protein MGLNASTLQHVSLEGKTWTEWSPDHLLQPLAVGEVELKWEKEPGTQITVTIKEEEETDLVHFQKIGEAEEEQGESNEGKQGHEKGQDVRVGEEENQGVDQSVDTPLAILSLSQYFSSTIIPSLITTQGPADITRINPVKDTSVLTTNENSTHENSSLAQIESSEENVDAAPTAVAARAGPTAMSLPSTFKPKPKTKLPKIKDKQILQTKKNKLQTKEKKVKEKSTKPLINAKQVKKLKQEKDQLTTAPHFPYFEDHYCPPDCACYGRLVQCSDKGFEKVPYGIPYNSRYILLMNNRIESIPLNLLSEYLSMEFLVLSNNRLVDRSIEGAFEGIQALKRLYLDRNLLQSVPTDLPASLEELRLDGNKLKVMSEVVWFRCPGLLILSLSNNSLERISSSFPDGVLSPLSSLRTLSLSHNRLTSVPLQLPLTLQELYLRGNLIQRFQPGIFQGKVQLQVLDLSANRLTNKGLGKDALINVTHLESLNLEGNFLNQVPRHLPHSLKTLNLEGNSISSISKATFLSLPHLEHLGLARNKISKVVPGAFRMLPLLHQLDLSHNVLQQVPRQLPAWLVYIALNHNKIQMIPRDAFCSFKNSEAARSRLVKVQLEHNLVDLGSLDSMTFSCLRGYQVVHFS